Genomic segment of Arachis hypogaea cultivar Tifrunner chromosome 11, arahy.Tifrunner.gnm2.J5K5, whole genome shotgun sequence:
ataaaactaaagataatttaaaatgttgaatataaaattattagaaataaaGGTTTTTTAGCCATTAAAATTATGCGAAAGAAAAGaatgatttaaatataaatttttatatctactttagattaaataaaattgagaaataaataaatttataaatatttataaatttttatcttcattgttacacataataacaacttaatgattttagtattatacctaaattaatttaaattatattattctatatattaaaaaaattaaataacttatagatttttttatttttatttatttattctatacaaaatttttgaatgcttgatatcttaaatattttcttaaaatgataaagtatgaaaaataaatatctatatAATAGTTGTACATCTAGATATctaaatcaaataagaaaataatCCTTTTAGCAAAATTTTAACAACTCAAAAGTTAACACAATGGATAGTTATGAATCAAAGTGATAAACAAAAATGAGAGATATCATAATGGTATGGTGGTAATTGATTACGATTGgggttaataaaaaaagaaaacaaggaaagaaaataaaacaaggcaAAGTGACGATAAGACAATAATAGTTATTATACATTGTAAaaagaaagattaaaaaaatggatataatcaaaataaaaattaataattttaaaaaaataataaaattaaaaataattaaagatatttaatataagattaaagaaataattttttatctattaaaattatgcataaagataaaaaatattttaaatataaatttttaaatttattttaaattaaataagattgaaaaaaataaataaatttaatatataaataactaatttgtaaacaatgttagtaaatttttatcttaattttattatacataataatataattttttcttacttttttcaatttaaatttaattattttatattttttacgtatattaaataatttaaaatattttatttttaattatttatattaaatttattattttaaaaataaaaatataaaaataattttttaattcaataaaaaagcagatgaaaaaattaaattaaaaatattataaattaatagacAACCTTCAAAGTTTTTAAAGAAATACAATAGAGGTATTATCATTCTGAAAATACTCTTTATATATTTAAgcataattgaaaataaaaatctaCTCTATCCAATATTTCACTTCATATATtatctaaaactttaaattaggACAATTTTATATTACTTCTTTATCATgtgtttttataatttaacattttaaagattttttacagtaattttaatttcaacaaaatatgatataaataagattacattaatattaaaataaaaaatacttatcaaataaatttaaaaaataaataatatattaacagaaaaataaaattaattttttaaaaacaataaaaaagcgGCTCAACAGACACTAACTGCTTGTTCAGCCGCTAGTATATATAATaggaatattttaataattttttataaaagaaatcttgtagttatttttataaaaaatattaatttataccagttcaaatattaatattttggTTAAACTGATTTGttagtctaattttaataaaaataacataatttaattaactatatatttatatgtattaaattttaatttttaaaaaatatcttaaaaagaaAGATAATTTTAACATCTTTATACAAGTGGCTCCCAAACAATAAATGGAGAGACGTTTATGTTTATCCCCTGAAGCAAGAGAAAGGAAAATCACAAGGAATTGATTttgtttttgccttttttttacaaaatttaatttaattccaaGATTCCAACGTCTAACCGAGTATCTCTCTACAATCCTATCTATCCTATCCAAGCTTCGTACAGTAAAAAACGCGCCTACAACACTTGAATGAAGGTCaagtaaaacgacgtcgtttgacAAGGCGTCGCCAACACTTCCAGAGTGGAAAAGAATAGAGACCAGCCCAAATACAGAGTGTACCGAGTAACGAGTCAGGAAGTAAAGTGCGTTTCTTCTAACTTTCAATTCCTCAACACTGTCCCACCCACCAAAGCCCAAAAGCAGATTAAAAACACAGACTAGCGTTTCAAAGAAGCAGATAAGAGATTCGAATACTGAGTGTAGGAGATGGAGGTTTCGACGCCTCTGTCAATGGCTACTCCCACTAATTCTACCAAGCACTTATCCATAACGCCGGGTTCTAGGGTTTTGAGAAGCCCTCTCAGTGATGAAGAGATTTGGAAACGTCTCAAGGAATCTGGATTTGATGAGGAATCGATTAAGCAGAAAGACAAAGCTGCCCTTGTTGCTTACATCGCCAAGCTCGAAGCTGAGGTTCTTAAAATTCTTCATTACAATTTCTTTTTTTCCATTAGTTTGATTTTAGGTAGTAAGAAATCGTGGGTTTCTTAGGGATTTTGGACAACCGAGTTTGCATTTCTTGGTTACATTGAGCAGAGTCATAATTGTATGAATATATTGGGTTAAATTGTTTCCGGTTTAAGATAATAGGGATGAAAACGGCCTTGTTTTCATGGTTTTTATATTTGGGTGTATGTTCATTAATGATATTTTGAGAGGGCTTAGATCACTGTGTTTTCCTTTAAGACGTACTTTGATTCCAGAAGATAAATGCCACTTGATATGGCATCTTGTCAATTCTTTTCATGTTGCCGGTGTTGCTTGTCAACTATAACCTTAATGGGTTGATGCTTTGCCATGTTCTATATTGGTAAATAGCTAAATAACTTGAAATGTTGATGTTATGgttgtttaaaaaaaatgtagTTTTTTGGATTATTAGTGGGATTTTGGAACCTGAGGATTAATGGCCATATGTCTTTTTATAGAATGCTTTGAAGTTTGGATTGCACATTCTAAAGTTTGGATTTTGATATAGGGACCATGTAACTAAAGCGgttcaaatttgaatttttagCTTCTCAGCCTAAGAGTTCTAGGAAGTTAGATCACAGAGCTCTGAGTTGAATAGTTTTGTTACTGCTTACACCAAATCAACTTCTGCCCCTCACTTAATTATCTATTGAATTGCATTTTCAAGTGAAAACTCTGAATGATGTTTGATGTATTTCGTTTCAGTGAGAAATGTATGGTTTGAGGCCTTATATAATTGCCTAGAAAACTCATTATTCAtttcttacttttactttttatcTAACCTGCAACTTTGATGTAGATATATGATCACCAGCATCACATGGGCCTTCTCATAATGGAGAGAAGGGAATTGGCTTCCAAGTATGAGCAAGTTAAGACCTTGGCTGAGTCTTCTGAGTTAATGCATAAACATGATTCAGCCATGACTAAATCTGCTTTAACTGAAGCAAGACAACGCGAAGAAAgtttgaagaagacagtaggtgTCAAAGAAGCATGCATAGCAAGTGTAAGCTTGTTCAATACTTTCTCTCTCCCAACATAAGAAAAAGTTTGTTCTGCCCAAATGTTATTCTAACGTCTAGAGGGTTATGTTTTATTGATTTTGGTAGCTTGAGAAGGCGTTACATGAGATGCGTACTGAATGTGCTGAAACCAAGGTTGCAGCTGAGAGTAAAATTGCGGAAGCACACCAGTTGATAGATGAAGCTCAGAAAAAATTTACGGAGGCTGAGGCGATGATGCGTTCGGCTGAGTCTTTGCAAGCAGAGGCTAACCGATTTACTGGTGTTGCAGAAAGGAAGCTTCGTGATGTTGAAGCACGGGAAGATAACCTAAGGCGGCAAATCATTACTTTCAAGTCAGAGTATGTTATTTTCTATATAATTTGCATTTTTCCTTTTATCCCAGAGTCATTTTAATTATGGTATATTGATTTGCTAATTCCCTTGTTATTGGAAGCTTGTATGAATAGATTATGCAACATACCTACCTGTGTTGTCTAGAAAGGCTTGTTTAGGAGGATACCTaacctttcttttttaatacacAAATCCTGTATACAGGAGACTGTGAAAATCCTAGAAGCAAGATTGATTAATGAAATTTGTTATTCCTTTGGGTTGAAATCTTCTTTTACATAAAAGATTTACTCAATTTTTGGATTGGAATGCTGACAATAATCAGATCATGAATGGTGCAACTCACAGTCAATGTTAAATTTCATATGTTGTTAAAATTTGATTGTTTAAAAAGTATGAtgatctgtgtgtgtgtgtgtgtgtgtgtgtgtgcgcgtgTGTGTTTCAGTTGTGATGAAAAGGACAAGGAGATCATACTTGAGAGGCAATCCCTTTCTGAAAGGCAGAAGGTTTTACAGCAAGAACAGGAAAGGCTACTTCAATCACAAACGTTGCTCAATGAGAGAGAGGATCACCTTTTTAGTAGGTCTCAGGAACTAGATCGTCTTCAAAGAGAATTAGAGGATACAAAAAAGGAGTTTGAGAAGGAACTTGAAGCCCTTCATGATGAGAAAACCAATCTAAAACTGATGGATGCCACTCTAAGACAAAGAGAAGAGGTTTGTCTCTGAAATTCTTGGTCTAGATGAAATTAATATGAACTATATACTATCTTTCTGTTATTCATGTTTGGATTTGCATTCTGTAAATATAGGTACTTGCTAAACGGGAAACCGAGCTGAACAAGAAAGAGCAAGAGTTGGTTGAATTTCAAGGAAAACTTGATAGTAGAGAATGTGTATGTTCTCTCACATTTATTTACTTTAAAATTCTAAGTTTTTTCTGTACATTAATTTAGCTTGATTGAAAATGTAGGATGAAATTCAGAAAGCTATAGCTGGTCAGGAAGCTgcattgaaaacaagaaaacatgaGTTGGAAACTGAGCTACAAATGCACCGGAAATTGGTTCAAAATGAAATCGAGAGGAAGAGAAGAGCTTGGGAATTGAAGGAGGTTGATCTTAAACAAAGGGAGGACCAAATCTTGGAAAGGGAGCATGATTTGGATGTTCGGTCAAGGTCACTGAGTGATAAGGAGAAGGAACTGGAAGATCTGTCAAGTACTCttgaagaaaaagataaaagctTGAGAGCTGCTGAGAAGGAATTTGAATCAAATAAAACCCTTTTGCAAAAGGAGAAACATGAAATTGAACAAACAAAACAAGATCTGCAGAAGTCTTTGGCATCTTTGGAGGATAAAGGAAGACAAGTTGATAATGCAAAGGAGTTATTTGAGGCCATGAAAAGTGAAACAGGTGACCTGTCAATTTTTGAAATGAAACTGAAGGAAGAGATTGACCTTGTAAGATCCCAGAAATTGGAGCTTTTGGCCGAAGCAGATAAGCTTAAAGCTGAGAAGGCAAAGTTTGAAGCTGAGTGGGAGCTTCTTGATGAAAAGAAAGACGAGTTGCAGAAGGAAGCCGAATTTGTTGCAGAGGAGAGGAAGGCTGTTTCCACTTTCATTAAGAATGAGCGTGACAAgctaagagaagaaaaagaaaatatgcggAATCAGTACTCCCAGGACTTGGCATCACTTGCAAGTGAGCGGGAAAGATTCTTGAACAAGATGGCACTTGAACATTCTGAGTGGTTTACCAAGATGCAGCAGGAGCGAGCAGATTTTTTGCGGGACATTGAGATGCAAAAGAGGGAGCTGAATAACCTAATTGAGAAGAGGCGCGAAGAAGTGGAAAGTTATTTGAAAGAAAGAGAAATGGCTTTTGAGGAAGAAAAGAATAGGGAACTCCAATATATTAATGTTCTTAAGGAAAAAGCTGTAAAAGAGTTGGAACAGGTTTCCTTTGAGATGGAAAGGCTTCAGAATGAGCGTGCAGAGATAAATCTGGATCGAGACCAGAGAAACAAGGAATGGGCTGAGTTAACTAACTGCATTAAGGAACTAGAGGCTCAAAGGGATAAGCTCCAGAAGCAGAGAGAATTGTTGCATGCTGATAGGATTGAAATCAGTGCTCATATGGAAGAATTGAAGAAGCTAGAGGATTTGAAAGTTGTCTCCGAAGACATTGCTGTTGTTAAATTGCTTAATTCCGACATGGAATCTAACCGGCAGAAAATATCTGCAAGGAAAAACTTGAAGCAGATGATTCTTCAGCAGAATGTTGATAAGACCAGAAATGAATTAGTTACTTCACTTGTGAAGAAATCACCTGCTTCTCCTGGCCCTATTCTCTCGTTGATTAAAGCCTGCACACAAAGGTTTTCCAGAACTTCAGACAAGTCCATTATGGCAAATGAGGGTACGCACCTCATATCTGGTACCAGTAATGGTAATGTTAGCAGCGGACAGCGGCATGTTGAAAATGACAACCCACCTCGTAAATCTAGCCGTAGCCAACAAACAGGATTTTCTTTTGGAGAACCAAAAGTAATAGTCGAAGTTCCTTCTCGGGTTGAAGATGCCAGCAGAGCAAGTGCCATTGAATCTGAAACTAAAGATGTGAATGGAAAAGCTGCTTTATTTTCAGATGAGCGTCTTGTTGCACGTCGGAAAAGGGGAAGTTCCAACATGAACAATAAAGCTGGTGATTCGTTTGTAGGTCTGGGACAGAATAAGAGACCAAGAGCAGAAGAGACGACAATCAAAAGTCCTTCTGACTGGTACAAAATCATTACCTTgaatcatttatatttatttatttattttctatatacatgTTTACTTGATAATCTTCTGTCGAAGTTAGGTTCATATAGTTACATGAAGTGTGTTTATTGTTTTCGCTTTCAGTGTCTCGACCCAGTCTGTGGGTACATCATCAAATCAAACCCAAGGGACCACTGAAGAAACTCGTGTGGTAATGGTAGATAAGGTCATTCATGTGTCACAAGTGGCTTCTGAGAAAGTCGATGTTCTGATCAACCCTAATGAGGAGCCTGGGGATAATTTGCAGAATCCCAGAGCAGATCAATTTAATCATGACGAAATAATTGATCAATCAAATTCCAAAACTATACAAGAAGATATTTTACTTCATGATTCCAGTGCATTGGGAAATATGGAATAAAAAGGGATATAATTTTCTGAGCAGTGTTAACTATTTACTTGACAGTAAGTTTTCCCAACATGGGCTTTTGCTTTTTCTGCAGGATAGATCTTTTCAGTTTATAGtgccttttctttttttccctctTTCTTATTATCACCTGTTACAAATTTTTTCAGGTTGTGTTTGATTGTGAAGAGGGATGGCATAGTGTGGATAATACATTAGTAAATATATTAGGAGTTTGTGAGGTATATTGATGGGATTTATTCTTCTCATTCAATACAGGAAACTGAAGATGTTTGGAGCTTTGTGTAGAGAGAACTTTGAAGGGTGCTGTTGTGTGTAGAAACTATGTTGATAGTTCGTAAATGGGGATGTTTTATGAACTCAGtccatgagagagagagagaagaaaaagttGAATAGTTAGAACTTAGAAACGGCTCAAGGGTGAAGGGACATCCTTTAGCTTTTCCCAAATATAAGCTTTATCATTTCGGGGGTGGTTTGGTTTGTCGTTTTGGGACCATGCAGGTCTAGTGTTTGATTTTATCGATTAGCTTCGAGTTAAAAGAACTTAAATTTTTTGGTATTCTGTCTTTTGGAGCCCCTGAAATTAGTCCATCCGCCTCGAAATAATTCTCCTATATTAtgtataaaatttaaaagtattgaCATTTAATTTGCGTCAATTTTGTTAttgtcttaaaattttaattctaactttGAAGTAAATTTTAGTAATCGATACTAAATTCATACTAAACTTTTTAATTCTTTATTCAATAAGAAATTCTAATTTGCTTATCATGgtctcatgaatctcatatcctgATCTGTAGCATACTAGCTAGCATTCATGACAAATTCAACGTAGGGAAATGATGAAAAAGGTATATTTAGATTATTCGTAGTGTTGGATCAGATAAAACAACCCAtagctttattttgttttagctAAGTCACATTATTGGTAATTTAGATTTCAAAGTAATCCAACTTAACTGATTCATGGTAATATGAgtgtttacaaaattttaaatgtttcATCCTTGTTAAATGACAAAATAGTACATAACTACATATATGAGTAAAAGTGAATTCTCATGTAAAATAAAACTATTCATTATTCAATATAAgaatttgtgttttttaaaataaaaatttatttcttttatttactgaAATAGGTAATTTATAGGTTATTTACGTTTTTAGGTCTTATTACTTATTTTGTttaaagtataaacaaattaattatgcACGTATCTCAGGTACATTAGAAATAAGATAAGACACGTATATTGATAAATGTGTCGTGGGTGCACACATGTGTAATagaatatatctcgtttacagtgtaaataagATACGTGCATAATCATTTTATTTATACAATAaacaaaataagtaataaaacttaaaaacttaaattatttttaaattatttatttatttaaaaaaaatccagaaaTTTATAGAACTCTACGTAAGATTGTCATCATTTTTAGCCATATTGTCACATGATTGTTACCTTCTGTTTCCTTGAATTGGCTTCGGGGTTCAACgggaattaaaagaaaaatattttggaaaccGATCGAAATCCTTAATATTTTTCATCAATAATACTCAAATTCGCaatagaaagattcaacaacATCATTATGCATTGGGATATTAAGGATAAATAAGTTTTTAATGTTAGAACTAGAATTGGtactgaaaaaaataattttttgttattattttattagcttagatgtaaaatatatatacacatatacatACACATATCGATTTATCTCAACAAAtcattaataaaatctaacaaaagagattcttttttaaataaagttaACCAACTAACTATAGTAAATAAATAACAATTATAACAAATAAAGTAAGATATCAGTTAATATTTTCTCTcaagttagaaaaaaaaaatgtgaatGATTTTCAATTTACTGATCAAGTTCTTAAATAAGGTAGGCTGCACAACTTTTGTTAAAATGTTAGCAAGCTGATGTCCTGACTTCAGACACCAACTTCACGGTACTGTCTTGTACACGTTCTTAAGTAAAGTGGCAATCCATTTCAATATGCTTGGTACTCTCATGGTAGGTGAAATTCTCAGCAATATATATTGTAGTTTTACTATCATAGAAGATGAAAAGCGGATCAACTTGTATCTCAAAATCCAAAGCAGTCTCATAATCCACACAACTTCAGCAGTGACATTGGCGAGTGATCGATACTCTGCTTCAGCCGTGGACCTCAAAACGGTGTCTTGTTTCTTCGacttccatgagattagagaattgTCAAAGAAGACACAATAGTCAGTAGTGAATCGTCTGGTTTCGGCACAGCTCTCCCAATCAGCATCCCCAT
This window contains:
- the LOC112720598 gene encoding uncharacterized protein, with the protein product MEVSTPLSMATPTNSTKHLSITPGSRVLRSPLSDEEIWKRLKESGFDEESIKQKDKAALVAYIAKLEAEIYDHQHHMGLLIMERRELASKYEQVKTLAESSELMHKHDSAMTKSALTEARQREESLKKTVGVKEACIASLEKALHEMRTECAETKVAAESKIAEAHQLIDEAQKKFTEAEAMMRSAESLQAEANRFTGVAERKLRDVEAREDNLRRQIITFKSDCDEKDKEIILERQSLSERQKVLQQEQERLLQSQTLLNEREDHLFSRSQELDRLQRELEDTKKEFEKELEALHDEKTNLKLMDATLRQREEVLAKRETELNKKEQELVEFQGKLDSRECDEIQKAIAGQEAALKTRKHELETELQMHRKLVQNEIERKRRAWELKEVDLKQREDQILEREHDLDVRSRSLSDKEKELEDLSSTLEEKDKSLRAAEKEFESNKTLLQKEKHEIEQTKQDLQKSLASLEDKGRQVDNAKELFEAMKSETGDLSIFEMKLKEEIDLVRSQKLELLAEADKLKAEKAKFEAEWELLDEKKDELQKEAEFVAEERKAVSTFIKNERDKLREEKENMRNQYSQDLASLASERERFLNKMALEHSEWFTKMQQERADFLRDIEMQKRELNNLIEKRREEVESYLKEREMAFEEEKNRELQYINVLKEKAVKELEQVSFEMERLQNERAEINLDRDQRNKEWAELTNCIKELEAQRDKLQKQRELLHADRIEISAHMEELKKLEDLKVVSEDIAVVKLLNSDMESNRQKISARKNLKQMILQQNVDKTRNELVTSLVKKSPASPGPILSLIKACTQRFSRTSDKSIMANEGTHLISGTSNGNVSSGQRHVENDNPPRKSSRSQQTGFSFGEPKVIVEVPSRVEDASRASAIESETKDVNGKAALFSDERLVARRKRGSSNMNNKAGDSFVGLGQNKRPRAEETTIKSPSDCVSTQSVGTSSNQTQGTTEETRVVMVDKVIHVSQVASEKVDVLINPNEEPGDNLQNPRADQFNHDEIIDQSNSKTIQEDILLHDSSALGNME